GTTTCGGCCGGTACTTCAAGGAAGAAGAAACCATCGAGGAAAAAGCCCTGGCCCTGCTGAAAATCTTCCACCTGGAAAAATTCCGGGACGAAATGGCCAGGAACCTTCCCTACGGGGAACAGCGGCGGCTGGAAATCGCCCGGGCCCTGGCCACCGCTCCCCGGCTGCTGCTGCTGGACGAACCGGCAGCCGGCATGAACCCCCAGGAAACAAAGGAGCTCATGGAAATGATCCGGTGGATCAAGAAGGAATTCGACCTGAGCATCCTGCTCATTGAACACGATATGCAGCTGGTCATGAATGTGTGCCAGCGGATCTATGTGCTGGAATACGGCATCTGCATTGCCAATGGCACCCCTGACGAAATCAAGCATAACAAACGGGTCATCAAGGCCTATTTGGGCGAGGAGGTATCCTGATGCTCTCAATCAAAAATCTGAACGTATACTATGGGGCCATCCACGCCGTCAAGGATCTGGACATGGAAGTGGGGGACGGGGAAATCGTCACCCTGATCGGTTCCAACGGGGCCGGTAAATCCACCACCCTGCATACCATTTCCGGGCTGATCAAACCCAAAAGCGGCAGC
This genomic interval from Acidaminococcus timonensis contains the following:
- a CDS encoding ABC transporter ATP-binding protein, yielding MIFGGLRAVSNLTMQIDEGELIGLIGPNGAGKTTAFNMLTGVYEPSEGVITFDGQKINGKKPYQVTQMGIARTFQNIRLFSELSVLDNVKIAFNSQVRYGLLEAVGRFGRYFKEEETIEEKALALLKIFHLEKFRDEMARNLPYGEQRRLEIARALATAPRLLLLDEPAAGMNPQETKELMEMIRWIKKEFDLSILLIEHDMQLVMNVCQRIYVLEYGICIANGTPDEIKHNKRVIKAYLGEEVS